The segment ACAAACCCATCTACCTGAAGTGCAGCtttgttgaaaaaaaagtaacagcagTACTGACTGCACTCCCAATTACCAGCTGAAGGTCCATTGCTGCAGTGGACTCTTGCATTTAACCACCACAAACCGCCCCCATCCCCCTCTCCTGCTGGAAGGCCACCCGGCGCTCGTGCTGGGCACAGGACACGTCGGCTGTCACCCCGCGTCCGACGCAGCGTGCCGCTGCGGCGAGCCCGGGCACCTGAGCgcctgtgctgcttctgccttCCAGGAACTGGACGTCTGGACGACGGACTTTGTGCTGCCGGCGACGGTGTGGCTGGCGGGGTTCTTCAACCCGCAGTCCTTCCTCACCGCCATCATGCAGTCCATGGCCCGCAAGAACGAGTGGCCGCTGGACAAGATGTGTCTGACTGTGGACGTGACCAAGAAATACCGCGAGGAGATAACAGCTCCCCCCCGAGAAGGCTCCTTTGTGCATGGATTGTTCATGGAAGGTAAAAACGGCAGCTTTTACGAGACGTTTCAGATGGAGAATGCCCAGCCTTGGGAATTCTTGCAGGCTCAGCTGAACTTGTACAGCTCCTGCGAAAGctgggggcagcggggccgctgTTGGGGTGGAATTCACCGGTACTGCCAGGCCACGCCGGCTGAGGGCAGCACCGCCGCCTCGCAAACAGCTTCACAAACCAGAGCCTGCCTCTTGGCAATTGGACCTGCGCAGTTCTAGTGAATGAATACACTGCACTCCTATTTGATGTGTGAGTAGACAAGTCAGGAAACTCAGAACCTAAACTAGCGATGGTAAAAGCTGTAGGGGGCAGAGCGTGGGCAGGGAGGAGCGGGACAGGAGGGACTGAGACATCCCACACAGGGTAAGGCAAAACGCATCCATGAGTCACAGTGAGATGACAGACCGTGTTACCCTAAGGGCtccgcagccccagccccatggTTTGGTGACGTTGCAGGCGCTCGCTGGGACGTCCCCTCCGGTGCCATCGCAGACGCTCGGCTGAAGGAGCTGACGCCCGTGATGCCCGTCATCTTCATCAGAGCCATCCCCGTGGACCGCCTGGACACCAAGAACACCTACGAGTGTCCTGTCTACAAGACGCGGATGCGAGGTCCCACCTACGTCTGGACCTTCAACCTGAAGACAAAAGAGAAAGCCGCTAAGTGGATCCTGGCCGGGGtggctctgctcctgcagagctgaACCTGGACTACGGACAACCGCAAAAGCCTCAAAGCTGTGTAAGTTCAGACTAAGTTTGATTATACCAGTACTATTTTAGCGAAGTATcaataaaagcatttctggAACTGCAGTCAGGTGGAGATAACTCTCGGAGTTCATGAGTTTCTCATGCCAGACACTGGTTTTCAAGCGCTGGTTTCTGACAAGGCGCTGGGTGAGAGCCAGGCCAGCGAAGGAAGGCGAAGGAACAGTCACACGTGGCTGCCGGGCTCGCTGCCTCGCGCTCCGCCTGCGCGGCCGTGTGCTGGGCTGCTCGGGGCCTGTGccgccctgttcctgctggacACGGACACGGGGCTGTCACGGGGACGCGGGGCTGTCACACGGACAGGGGGCTgtcatggggacacggggctgtcatggggacatggggctgtCACGGGGACACGGCCCCGCTCTGCCCCGTGTTGCACAGCTGCAAACACAGCACTCAAGTATGGTTCTGTTTCTAGGTTACAGAATCCACATACCGTTTCTTTCACAACAAATAATTGGTATCAGCTGTAACACCTATTAGCATGATTAGATCTGCTCTGGCCACCAGACCAAAGCCAATGCTTGTCCATTTAGCATAAAATAATGAGCTAAAATCCCAGCCCATTAACTCTCTGAACACCCAGTTCTAAAGCACAGCCGCACAACACTGCCCTCCCAGCCGTGGTAAGAAAAGCCACGAGCGCAGGCAAGTGGAGCTGCTGGTTTCTTTATAAAGTAGCATCTAGAATAAATGAGCATTTAGGATAAATTGCCCGCGCTGCGCTCCAACGGCCAACCGCAGGGACCGCGAGCGCACAGAACGCGTGAGCAGCTCCCGCGGCTCCTCGGGGCCcagggaaaacagcaaaacagctgcCCCTGTGTACCAACATCTGCAAGGTTAAACAAGACCAAACATTGCAACTGTTCCAATGGTTTCTATCAGCTGGTGAAGATAAACACAGTCCCTTGTCACAACACCCTGAAGGGGACATTTTAGAAACAGAAGGTTTGTGTCTGTGCATGGGAAATACCCTTGTATGGGTTCTCCTTCCTCGGCCCTTCCAGAAACTCCAGCAGCTGAAACGCAACACAGACCTTGAGCAACGATTCCAGTCAGCGGCAAGAGCCCCCGGAGGAAAGAGCCTGTTTATAACCACGTCATCTGCGTTTCCACCAGCCAGCTCTTCCACATCACAAAGAGCACTGCGCCCATTCACTGCAGTCAGTGCGACACAAATGCCCCCTAAGAATGGCAGAAAACTCACCCAAAGCagcaacttttcttctttcaaaagaaattctTGATCAGAGGTGTCACCAGCTTCACCCACAGCTTCACATAACGATTTGGCTGCTCAAATGTTGCTGACGAGACCACCCCTGAGCAGAGGTaaagctgctcctgctcctgcacaGGGGAGGAAACACCATCTCAGTAAACCCCAAGTGTTACATTATATTTAGAATTATACGAATTATAGAGAGAGAGTCACTTTAGAAAAGAGAATTCGCATACAAACGTGGCCGTGGCCCTGCCGAGGGACGCACCGTTTCCCCAGCAGCCTGAACACGAGTCTCAATCCATCACCGAGCGAGCGGGGTCTGTCCTGCACCCGCGCCACGGCACCGCGGGGACCGGCCACCCGCAATTTCAGCGCCCCAGGGAGCAGAGCGGGAGGCTTTGTCCCCCTGCGCCGCAGCTGCGAGAGCTGAGCCTGCTTCAGGAAAATCCTGAATCCCTCGCTGTCATTGCCAGCAAAGGAAACCTGACCGCAGCCTCCAGAGCGCGGCTTACGCAGCTCTTTCTAGACACGGCCCAGGCGCTGTGTTTCCAAATGAATACGCAGTCATGATTTCAAGTAAATTACCAGAAACACTCAGGCTCCTCCAGCGTGTGCACAGCGCTGCCCGGGGAGGAAATGAACCGTCACCGTGATGACACCCGCCCGCCCTGCACGTGAGAGCAGCTGTTTGACCAGAGCTGAGGGGATTTCTTATCACCGCCAGCCAGGTTCCCAGATTTGCAGGCAAACAAGGAGCAGACCATCTACCGTAAGTCTGCTCGTAACGTGGTTTTCATTAGCTAAGCCACcgcaaacaacagaaaacactcCGCGCTGTTCAAACTCAGGGTGAACAGGGAAGCAGGAACCAAGCGTTGGAAAGTAACACCAGAAAGAGGCATCAACAACAGAGGGAATACATTTGTGTGCCCGACCAGTCTAATTCCAGACGCCCCAACGCCCCCAGCGCCGTGGCCAGCGCGGCTGCGCAGACCGAGCCCGGGGACCGAGCCGGCTCGGGTCACAGACACGCGGCTCCAGCTCCTCCCCAGACCCCATCGCAGGGAACCGAGCGCTGCACAGGCACGGCGACCCCACGGCAGCGCCAGTGACGGACCAAGCCTTCCCAACACAGACCGCGGAACAGCCAACAAGCAGCCCGTCTCAACATCAGCTTCCAGAAACGGGGCTGGTTCCCGGCGCTCCAGCGCAGAGCAGCGCAGCGCTGCTTGAGAAAACGCCTTTGTCATGTTTCATTGATCCGCCCCTTCCATTAGAAACAAGTCGAGGCAAGATATGAATTGAAATATTCAAGCGACTCTTCCAGTAATAGAATTGGTTCTGATTAGATACACTGTGACTCATCCTGTGGAACAGCCCTGATGCAACAGGGCAATTCCCATTGATCTCGGAGAGGAGCTGCCTCCCCGCGCCAGGACTGGCCCTAATGGAACACGCTCTGAGATCCCCAAGTCCCACACGGAGGCACCAAAAAATCTGCTTTGCATCAGAGAAAACATGAGAAATGACTTGGGACAACGTCAGCTCCTGCAGAGCATTCGGAGTcgaggcagctggagaagagacgggGCCTAGAGAACAGCAGAAGTGCAGCCGAGCAGAGAGGAAGAGCACCACAACACAGCAAAAACGATAAAAGCCACAAGcaaacccaaaaaccaaacaacccggGACGCTGAACATTAAACCactgaaaaatgtttgtgtcaAGATTATACAATGTCTTATTACTATTCATGATTAAATTATGTCATGTAACTTCATCGGCAACCCAACCGGCCCAGAAATCCTCTTACTGCAGCAATGCCGCCAGGCTGCCCCGCCTTTGTTCACCTCCGCGAGCCGAAGCTGCCCGGGCACTCTGTTCCCACAGAGGAAGCCCCAGGGCCCCGAGGTCCGGCCGGGCGGCTCCCAGCGCCCGAGCTGCGCTCCGCACACAGCGCCCTGGGCAATGCCCCGACAGGGAGCCGGCAGATCCCCCCGTGGCTCAGCCCAGCGCTCCCGGTGCTCGAGCTCACCGGGGACACACGCTCCTTCCCGTCACGGCCTCTGTTTCCCAGAAACAAGCACTCGCAGCAGGCATCTCATCAATAGTCACTTAACTGACAGCTCCGTGAGGCTTCCTACGCTCACAAAGGTTTTGAATTATTGTAGCTGTAGGTTTTTATTGCACCTGCGTCATCAGCATTCCCCGTGTGACCGAGAAGCACAACACCCACATTATCCCCCATAATCAGCCACTTACctgatggagctgctgctgcaaagctttattttctgtcactATCGCAACCTGAGCTTCCAAGTCACGATGAACAGATCGATATCCGAAATTAGGAGAGCCGATGAGCGTGAGGCAGGGAAGGTCGCTCCCTGCCAGGTACAGCCAGAGCcctgcaggaggagaaggaagcgTGGCAGACAAAGGAAACGAGCAGGGGAGCCTCACACCACTGCTTCTCCTCAAAGAAGTGAATTCAACACGTTAGATTACAGTGCCCGCAGTGTCAGGACACAAAGCAGACAGTCCAGCACGGCCTGTAAATCTGGGTACCCCTGCACAGCCCGCGTGTCCCGCGCTGTGCGCTCTTAGCAGGGGGGCTGCAGTGCCACCCTAGGGATGGGTTTTAGCAATGTAAACACGCTGCACGGAGGGCCCCAAAGCAATCCAGAACGAGCCACTACCATTGAGTCAGAGGTGGTTTTGCACAACAGCTTATCTCAGGAACACTGAAAGATGAACAGCTTTGCAGCCGAGGAAAACCTGCCCGGAGCAGGAGAGCACAGGGCAGCCAGGCCaggagcagccagtcccagcggCGCGGTGACCAGCCCCGCTCCAGCGACACCAGGCGCATCCCCGCTCTGACAGCGCGTCCACGTGAAACAAGACTTGTAAGAGGAGCGTGGATCGTTACACCCACTCCCTCCCCAAGAAGCAATCGAACCCCCACAGGActccagccccgctccccgcagCAGCAACAGGGCGAGCGTGACCCGGCCGGGACGGAAGCCCACGCTGTGCCACACACGCCGCGGGGAGAACAGCGCGGGACGCCAGCGCGGAGCGGGACTGCGCCAAGGAGAGGCTGTACAGCCATTCTGTGTGTGCCTGCGCCACACTTCGCGAGGCACGAGTGCTGAGAACAGCCCTGGGCTGATCCCGACTGCGAGTCGCACAAAGGCTACAACAATGAAACCGTAGCAGAAAAACCACCTAGTCCTTAAAATAGAAGCAGGTTTCCTAACTGAGCCCCAGAGCAGTTCCAAGAACGCCTTGAGTAAGAAGCTGCCGATTCACCGCTGGTTCCTGTAacctccccccgcccccacaGTGCACAGCATGGTGACAGGTCCTGGTGACAGCTCCCGGGAACAGCTCCCGGTGCCGGCACTGCCCGGGCCTGGGGTAGCACCGGCTCCTCCGCAGGCTCACCCAGCGCAGGCCGCGGCGTCGGCACAGGGGCGCTGGGAGCCGCGGAAAAGCATCTGAGTGGTGCAGAGATTCAGCAGCTTGTGCCACCAAAGCGGGCGGCTGCTGGGCTGCCTGGTGCCCGGCACAGGCTGCCCGGAGCGGCCGGAGCCCTGCCCGGCTGCGAGGAACACGAGCGGCCCCCAGCCCCGGAGCTGCGACTGTGTCTGTGGCTTTAGGGCCACCTGGCAGGAACTGCTCACAGTGACTCACCTTCCCAGCAAGGGGAAGCGCAGTTTCCCGGCGCCATTCAATAGCAGTAACACAGGTTTATCTCGGGGCAAAGAGCCACCTGCCTGGCACCGGCACCCAGCACTTGCATGGGAGGGACCCCAGTGCTGTGCAGCTGTCACCGGCTGTACCTGTGTCACCCACAACAGAGGCGCAGCAGATGGGGCCGTGTGCCCCATCCCACCCCGGAAAGCCGCTGTCCCCGCAGAGGTCGCGGGTCCCGCTCCGGTGCGCGGGCTGTGCCGCGCTCTGCTGCAGCCGCGCTGGCCGGGGCCGGCACAGCCCCGCGGAATGCACCCTGCGGGAAGCTGCGCATGGGGATACAACACCTTTTAAGAGGAGCTGGAAGGGTTCacaaaacagcagctggagTGTTTGGTGGAAATGAGCTAGACCCCACAGGAGCCCAATGCGTGTCCTTCGCCTTGGCCCAAAAAGGAAGCCCTAGCAGGCACTATTTGCTGCTGGGGACCTCACATCCTCCTCCAGGAGCCAGACTCTGTGTGCAACTGCCCTTCAGCTGTCCCCCGggcttcctccttttctcccttctgcCCTGTCCTCTCTCACATGGCTCCTGCAGAAGGAAACCGGGCGCATCAAACgagagccaaagggcagagcGCGCCAGAGAAGGGAGCTGTGAGCTGATCTGCCAGCGCTCCACGGAGGAAACGGAAACAGCGACCACCTccagctgccctcctgccaGCACCGGAGCTGCTGAACTGCAGCCCTGCATCCCGCTCTCAAAGGCAACACCGTACAGCAGGCAGAGCCCAAACACTTCCGCGAGAAGGCACAGCCCCAAAGAGGGACTGACTGCCACGTGCACTCCAGCACTTGGAAAAGCAGCCCGTGCcttcccagcccagcccctgccaaACTGCAAAATCCCCCTCAGAGTCAGCAGTGCCCAGCAAGAGGAGGAACCTGCGACCCACGGACGGCTTGAGCACGAGCTTCCCGGCAGCCGCAGCGCCCTGGCCCCGGGCAGGCGCCTCCCCCGGGCTGCCCGCTGTGGCACACGGCTTTACCgcaccagagctgctcctctcccagcagGAGACACAACCTCCTTTGAAAGGTTTGCAGTCTCGACACGGAGGCAGCCCAGTGCCGCTCGAGTACCTTCTCCAGTCCAGAGAGGCCTCCTCGCCTGCTCTGCACACAGCTCCGCCGGTCCGGCACGGTCCTGCGGGACGCCGGGCACACGGAGCCATTCGCACAGCACCAAACCAACAGCGGGAACGGGCCGGAGCCCGGGGCTGCAGCCGTCCCGCGCTCAGTCAGACACGGGCTGCAGAGCCTGGCAACGGCCCTCAGCGCCAGCAGAGCCAGTGCCCGCCGGGGCAACCTCCAGAGCACAGCCACCGGGAGCAGGGAGCCACCGCACCAAGGGACACGGTGACACGGGCAGAGCtcacaggagatgctgtggaACACGGCAAAGATGGCTCAGCTCGGCCGAGGCCGTGCCTGACCGTGACACCAAGTCATCTTGTGGGGTGTTCCACTGGCAAACCTCTGTGTGGGAAGGCTGTCAGAATGTGGATATTTACAGAGTGTCACATGCATCAGacttctcaaaaaaacccctcaattCAGTAACTTCCTAAGCTATTTGCATTAGTAAAATCCACTACTGAGCAATCAAATATACTACTGTGTATAAAGTAGGAGAACAGAAGAGTCCCTTCTCTGGGAAGGAACGAAAACTTAGAGACACAACCAGCAACAACCAGCCAGGGAAAATATTAATGCTTTGGTCAAGGTGGCACTGGCATTGTGAAAGTTGTACACAATCTACCAAGCAAGCAAGAATCTGGGGTCTTCTACAGAATCCCACAGTGGCagcttaattatttttgtttattaactACATTTGTTAAGCAATATTCATTTCTCAGCAACTTCCCCTCCAGCTGCCTCCGGCTCCCAGAAGGCACACGGCGCAGTTAGTCACTCTGCGCACTTTCCCGTATGCCGCGAGCAGCAGCGAGACCAACTCCTCACCACACAAGAGCTGCTGCCAAGAGAACACGGTGCCCAGGAGCCCCGGGCAGCCACCGGGAGCTGCCCCGCCGCGGCTCCCGCGCTGGGCTCCCTGACAGCACTCGCTCCGCGCTGCTGAAACCCACCAGAGGGACCAGAGAGCCTCGATCAACCGTCACTGCGGCCATAAACACATCCAGACACTTCCTCTTCTCTCACATCGAGTCTCACATCAAGAGAGCGCCTTACCACCACCCAGGGACTCTCATATCATCTCTGGGACTCTATGTGATCAGACAAGACGTGACTTTGCATGGTTGTCCCGCCTGATGCAAACCTTCCAGGTTTACGCAAGCAAGACACCCGAACCTTGGCGGAGAACTAGGGAGGCTGTCTGGAGCCCTCCCCTCGCCAGCTGCGCAATCCCCAAAGCTCTGCAAAGGCCTCCTGGGAAGCGGGCGCCTCACCTTTGGCGTGGAAAGTCCAGCCGGCCCTGCAGTACTCCTGCAGCCGGACCCTCTCCTcctgctggaggctgcagaCCTCGCTGTAAAACTGGTGTTCAATGTAAACGTAGGCAGCAGGGATGGCCCCTGCCACCCCTTTGGCACCAAAGAAGCCGTTCACCTCCGGTGAGGCCAGCAGAATGCGGTACTCGGCCCTAGTGCCCAGGATCAGGTCCATGTAAGCTTGCGTCAGGTTGAAGTAGCCCGTGGTGAGGTATATCCTGGCATCCCGCTCGGCCTCCGTCAGCAGCGTCTCTGTGACCATCTCATCTATTTGAATGCCAAAAGGTTTCATCTGGATCAAGGGATAGATCCAGGTGTCGGGTTCTGGTTTCAGAtccccagagctctgctgggatAGCGAGGAGCGGCCTTGCTGGCTGCCGTGCAAAGTCTGTGCGTGAAGGAGCTCCTGGCGCGTCCTGGCAGAGTTGATCACCTCCATGACCCTGCGATTTGCTATCTCACAGTAAGCCACCTTGTCTCCTGCAGGGAAACCACGAGAGATCACCTTTGAGACCCAGAGGCACCAGAGCTAAACACAACCTGTTCTGTAGCCAGAAAAACTACTGACAGGACACCGAGATCAGAACAAAAAGGACCTAACACAAAGACCACTCGACTTCCTTCCCTAAGTCTCAAAACCAGGTATTTTTAGCAAAGCTAcattacagaataaaaatattcagctcTAAGAGCTGTAAGAAACTTGACTGGCAGCAGCTTGAAAAGTCCGCCAACAAATTAAAAGACCAGGGCAAAGCTAAAATGGTCACTAAGAATGACCTGGAACGTGCAGAATAAACTGCTGCCCCCGGCCTAAGCGTACATGACACGGCAGCGCAAGGCCAGGACTAAACTTCATGATGCGATCAGCCTGACAGCTCCTCTGCCCACTTCAACACTTGTTCTTGGTCTTCCTAATTCAATATTCATTTGACTCCCAGAATATACTCAActacaaaatattaattacGAAAAAGAGCACTACATTCATGAAACTTGCacaatatgcacacacacaacatcTAGAATTATAGACATTAGTATCGAAAATAGAAAGAACCTATCAAGGCATTTAAGTTGTTGTTTACTGTCACAAGCAGCAGAACTATGAAGAAGCGCTGAGATAGTTACGGAGGAACTTTCAGCCCTTGCGCTCTCTGCCAGCTCAGCTGGTGACAGTCACAGTGCTGGGAACACCGGCAGATCCAGCCTCAAAACTCCAGCAATCTTGATTCTAGTAACGGATGGCACAGAAATGGGACAGCCCACGGTCTGCAATGGCCAGACACTCAGCACTTCCCAATGGACGGGGTTCGAGTCAGAGAACCCCTCCTACCTTGGTAGGGGTGCACCATCCCCTCCATCATCTGGACCGTATCATCCCGCTGCAACTGCAGAGACACGTCTCCAATCGCATCCACCAGCTCCGTGAAGAAGTCCGCAATCTCAGGGGAGTCCCGCAGCAGAACGTAGCGGTCCTGGCGGTTGGTGAAGTACAGGTCACTCAGGTTTGCGctaggagagaaaaagaagagttgAGCTCCAGAACAGAGCACAGGCACGTGATCCTGACCCCCAGCCTGGGTTACCGATCTCGCTCTGCACAGAACTGGACCAACATACAAACTggccatttccttttgaatCATGAGCAATCTTTCGCTTTTCCTTTCGAGAAAGACTTTCTCTTTCAAACGAGAACCTCAAGTGGAAGAGCTACGGTTGCTCCTCCACCTCAGAAGAGCATTGATATGATCACTACGGATAGACCAGCTGGCAACAGCGGAGTTCAGACAGCACTGGTAGCGTGCACACCTTGCAACAGCTCAGCTAAACGAACCCCAAGAGCCAGGACTCACCCGCTCAGGATCACGTTATCATCAAACAGATAGACCTTGATGTGCTGCAGTCCAATGGTCTCATTAAAACGCTCTGGAATCAGGAGCCTGAGAAGCCCACGCAGGTTTGGGGTGTGGAAGAGGGACACACGGACCTGCTCGGGGAACCGCTGCAGCAGTGGAACCAGCATGGTTCGAGAATTCTTCCTGCCTTGGAGACAAGGGCAGTTTCACACACAGATCATGCCAGCCAGCTGCCAGTCACAGCACGCACCGCGGCACGCATCGCGGCACGGATCAGGCCATGCACCGCGGCACGGATCAGGCCATGCACCGCGGCACGCACCGCGGCACGGATCAGGCCATGCACCGCGGCACGGATCAGGCCATGCACCGCGGCACGGATCAGGCCATGCACCGCGGCACGGATCAGGCCATGCATCGCAGCACGGATCAGGCCATGCACCGCGGCACGGATCAGGCCATGCACCGCGGCACGGATCAGGCCATGCACCGCGGCACGGATCAGGCCATGCACCGCGGCACGGATCAGGCCATGCACCGCGGCACGGATCAGGCCATGCACCGCGGCACGGATCAGGCCATGCACCGCGGCACGGATCAGGCCATGCACCGCGGCACGCATCGCGGCACCGCAGCTCCCCGCCTGGGAGCTGGTTACAGAACACCTGTCTCACCGGCTGGCACTCaatgtcttttcctttttctttttttgtacatgACTTTCATTTGTACTGTGTCAATATTGAAAGGAACAGCCAGAACTGTAAGTTCTTTGATGAATGACACTCAGGAGCGGTCACTGAGCAGGTCTGACACCATTCAAGCTTAATCAAGCCACACCTAGCACTAGCAACAGGTGCTACTGAGAATCACCACGATGTTTTCTGGTTAAGTGTACGCTACTACTGCCAACAATTCCCACTCTCCTTTAAAAGTTAAAATGTAAGAGGATAATGGACAACGGCAAATGCACTGACAAGTACTCTAAGCAAGAAAGCACCAGTCGCACAGACCACAGTTTGGCCCTTCTTGCTCCTACCACCTATTTTGGGAAGAAAAGCTGCTCAGCTTGAAGCTTTTCTGGGAATAAGCAGTCGCTGGTACAAAAGGCCAGGTTTGAAAAGTACACGACTGTAGAACGTAGGTCCAGCCGGCCAAGACAGCCTTTCCAAAATCAGAGTTTATCCAGCCCAACAGTAAAATAAGCCTTTGAAGAAAGCCAAGCCTCACAACACCTACCCCGAGATCCCCTGGTGTAGTCGAGAAGAATGGAAACTCTGAGGCTGGACGCTCCTTCTGCTTGCAGGGATTTCTCCAGCGTTTCTTCTAAGCAATCCACCTGCAGAGAGATTTCCTGCTCGTTACAGAAAGCAAGTAAAGCTCTATAAGGAGAGTGTTCAGCAGCCAGGAGGCCGGTGGCCATGGAAGTTCCCACACCCTCGCGCGAGCCTTTCCTACTCATGCAAAACCCAGCTGGGTCAGACTTGGCATCTGTCGGACTGGCATCCTGCTCCGCCGGCCTAGGGCAACACAGGAAAGGGCGTCAGTTTTACACACGCACACTTTTCACTCCTCTAACAGCAATTAACTTTAGCAGAAAAGTCCCAACACGA is part of the Columba livia isolate bColLiv1 breed racing homer chromosome 18, bColLiv1.pat.W.v2, whole genome shotgun sequence genome and harbors:
- the PGS1 gene encoding CDP-diacylglycerol--glycerol-3-phosphate 3-phosphatidyltransferase, mitochondrial isoform X1, whose translation is MAAGGAALWRRLSAWLPRGRLGLAALLGRLSDRLARGRDRRARRSSWLLLAPLLAPPVPVVTAPPCSLCPKGAHRFQWIRSLVPEFGISSSHVKVLSSPAEFYELLKVQIKSAKQRVVMASLYLGTGLLEQELVDCLEETLEKSLQAEGASSLRVSILLDYTRGSRGRKNSRTMLVPLLQRFPEQVRVSLFHTPNLRGLLRLLIPERFNETIGLQHIKVYLFDDNVILSGANLSDLYFTNRQDRYVLLRDSPEIADFFTELVDAIGDVSLQLQRDDTVQMMEGMVHPYQGDKVAYCEIANRRVMEVINSARTRQELLHAQTLHGSQQGRSSLSQQSSGDLKPEPDTWIYPLIQMKPFGIQIDEMVTETLLTEAERDARIYLTTGYFNLTQAYMDLILGTRAEYRILLASPEVNGFFGAKGVAGAIPAAYVYIEHQFYSEVCSLQQEERVRLQEYCRAGWTFHAKGLWLYLAGSDLPCLTLIGSPNFGYRSVHRDLEAQVAIVTENKALQQQLHQEQEQLYLCSGVVSSATFEQPNRYVKLWVKLVTPLIKNFF
- the PGS1 gene encoding CDP-diacylglycerol--glycerol-3-phosphate 3-phosphatidyltransferase, mitochondrial isoform X2 — its product is MMSGSVLPPSCYISRFGFGDSAGIMERKKHSCCCESLRHVGPGCSSFLPCLEAGCGQQRLHQTEFLHLSFRRSSWLLLAPLLAPPVPVVTAPPCSLCPKGAHRFQWIRSLVPEFGISSSHVKVLSSPAEFYELLKVQIKSAKQRVVMASLYLGTGLLEQELVDCLEETLEKSLQAEGASSLRVSILLDYTRGSRGRKNSRTMLVPLLQRFPEQVRVSLFHTPNLRGLLRLLIPERFNETIGLQHIKVYLFDDNVILSGANLSDLYFTNRQDRYVLLRDSPEIADFFTELVDAIGDVSLQLQRDDTVQMMEGMVHPYQGDKVAYCEIANRRVMEVINSARTRQELLHAQTLHGSQQGRSSLSQQSSGDLKPEPDTWIYPLIQMKPFGIQIDEMVTETLLTEAERDARIYLTTGYFNLTQAYMDLILGTRAEYRILLASPEVNGFFGAKGVAGAIPAAYVYIEHQFYSEVCSLQQEERVRLQEYCRAGWTFHAKGLWLYLAGSDLPCLTLIGSPNFGYRSVHRDLEAQVAIVTENKALQQQLHQEQEQLYLCSGVVSSATFEQPNRYVKLWVKLVTPLIKNFF